The region CTGCGAGTTCATCAAGCTTGTGGGCAGTGCGGGTAATATGTTGTTGAAAGCAATCGGCAATTTCACAAATCCGATATTTGCCATTTGTAACTTTAGTAAATAGTGGAACCTGCGCAATTTCACATTCGGGATCTAGGAGTTGCACTATTTGATAGGGATGACGCACATTGGTAAAATTCTGCCATTGCTTAGTTACTTTGGCGATCGCATTTTCAAGGTCATTGATTTGCCAGATCGGTAGAATGATTGGATGATTTAATGCCAGAGGGTTCCATAATAGGGAAAACTTTTTTTCTAAAGAAATTGCTAAAAGGTTTTCTAATAATATTTCCTTGAAAATCATTAGGCAGTTTTCATGATCATGGGCATAAAGTTTACCTAACAGGTCACAAGTCTCAATAATATTGATGGGTTTGCTGTTGGCACTAAGCAGAATATCCTCTGGGAAATGAACTTTTTTAATTTTTAATTTGCGTTTTAGCGTTAGCAAAAACTCACTTTCATCCTCGATAAAAGCGATACTCCCACGATGAATAAAGATTTTCCAACTTAAATAAGATGTTTCAATATTTACAGTCCCCGTATGATTCTTGAGTAATTTCAACATCGCCATGAGACTGGCATAAGTCAAGTCAGGGATAATTTCATCAACTGGAATGATATTGATGGATTT is a window of Pseudanabaena sp. BC1403 DNA encoding:
- a CDS encoding response regulator, translated to MTQTLQDDDASNLPKETSVSQTITKSINIIPVDEIIPDLTYASLMAMLKLLKNHTGTVNIETSYLSWKIFIHRGSIAFIEDESEFLLTLKRKLKIKKVHFPEDILLSANSKPINIIETCDLLGKLYAHDHENCLMIFKEILLENLLAISLEKKFSLLWNPLALNHPIILPIWQINDLENAIAKVTKQWQNFTNVRHPYQIVQLLDPECEIAQVPLFTKVTNGKYRICEIADCFQQHITRTAHKLDELAEKQTVAILPLTLRSSKVNEDPALDQAWEPQSQPKVMIVDDSPLLLKQFGNLLKNWGYQLSLVNDSANATRQMLLEKPDIVFIDINMPNLNGFDLIKQIRRQPSLASIPLVLVTSENTITNNFRAKWANCRFLSKPLKSDDIHEFREQVRTILQDSVSRTQL